The DNA segment ACAGCCTGGCGTGCCAGGCTGGCCTCACCCAACAGCCTGGTGGCACCGTGGTCGCAGGCGCCGTGGCTGGGGCACTGGGAGCCTTCGTGGGGAGCCCTGCTTACTTGGTGAGTGCCTTTTCTCCATCCTCCATCACCCCGTGACCCAGCTCGCCCGGGGACTCTGGAGCCTCCCAGGCTGGCCCTGCGGGACCGACCTGGACGGCCGGGTGGGGCCTGCTGGGCGGGGAACATCCCTGCCCGGGATTGGAATCTGCCCCTTGGCTCAAAGCCCCAGAGCCTGGTCCTGATCCTCATCCTCCTGGGGTCCCTGCCCCACCAGGCCTGagccagaggagggggcagagggtggcAGGACGTGTGCTGGCTCCACCCCCGTGTGGCCACCCATCTTCCCGTGCAGCCTGTGCGAGTGAAAAATAAGCGAGGCCCCCGCGTCCCCGGCTGCGTGTTGTACTGTCGTCATCCCGCTTAGTCCTCAGAACAGCTTGTCAGGCGTGAGCGGACGGGCCTGGAgggggttaagtaacttgctccgGTCACACCGGGATACAGACCCAGGCTAACTTCAGAGCCTCGCCCCCGACCCTATCCCACACGCCCCCTCAGCTGTGGGGGTGGGCTCGTGGCGCTCTGGATGTCGGGGCGCGCTCGTCCAGGCCCTCTCTCACATCTGCTGTCACAGGTCAAAACACAGCTGCAGGCCCAGACGGTGGCCGCGATGGCTGTGGGGCACCAGCACCATCACCAGGTAGGAACCGTCACTCCCCAGAGCTCCCTGGGCCGGATGGGCTCCTGGGCCGGCAGGGGCTGACCATGACGCGGCGTCTTCTCCCCGCAGAGTGTTCTGGGGGCCTTGGAGACCATCTGGCGGCAGCAAGGCCTGGCAGGACTATGGCGGGGCGTGGGTGGGGCCGTGCCCAGGGTCATGGTCGGCTCCGCGGCCCAGCTGGCCACCTTTGCCTCTGCCAAGGCCTGGGTGCAGAAACAACAGGTGAGGAGCCAGGGACACCTGTGCCTGCCCACCCACAGACACCCCAAAGTAAGGGCTGCCtgcctcctttctccccctctgggCCCTCATCACTCCCTAACATCTCCAGCTGGACCCCCACCTAGGGAAGCCAACAGGGAGGTGACAGACAGGGCCCCTGAAGACAGCTGAGGACCCTAGCTCTGCCCTTAGGGTCATGTCCCTGGCCCTTGTGCCCAGCAGGAGTGGGGGCCAGCAGTGAGCCCTGTAGCTGTGacagagctggggtgggaggtAGCTGGAGGCGCCCGGTCTGTTCCCCTTCCCCTAGGTCTCCCAGCCCCCACAcgctgggaggggagggtgggtaccctgcgggtggggggagggcacctgCAGGCGTCAGAACCTGTACCACCCCACAGTGGCTCCCGGAGGACAGCTGGCTGGTGGCTTTGGCTGGAGGCATGATCAGTAGCGTCGCCGTGGCCGCAGTCATGACCCCCTTCGACGTGGTCAGCACACGGCTATACAATCAGCCCGTGGACGGAACTGGCAAAGTGAGCAGGGGctggtgcggggggtggggggccagtgGGAAGCTGGAGAgcaccctcccacacacacacacacacacacacacacacacacagccagagacacacagacacgtgACATGCATGGAGACGCATCGATTTGCCTTGTTTGCTGAGCACCTATGTCCCAGGCATGGGCTAAGCATTTTCACCTCTGGGTTTTATTCCATCCTCACCATCACCTCCATCttcctgatgaggaaactgacgctCAGAGAGATCTGGTGACTTGTGTGTGCGGTCGTCCTGCTGATACGTAGAGGAGCCCGAATCAGAATCCAGGCCTGACCCCACGGCCTCACGCACACGGGCCCTCGCATACACCGGTGCAGGCTGCGCTCAGCACAGAGGTGCCCTCCACAGGCCGAGTGAGGGCTGAAATCCACCTGTGTGCCACTAGCCAAAGTTCAGCCCCCAGGCATGGGGCCGTGGCTGCCTGGACGAAGAAGCTTCTTACATTTCACAGCCTACAGGGCCACCTTTCTAGAATTTGCCCAGCTTGGGGAGAGTCTCTCTACTGATGTGCCACAGTAGcccccacacacagacacccctGGTTGTGCCAGCCAGGGCGCCACGTTCCCTGTAGTGACATCTGCCCCGTGTCTGTCCCCAGGGCCAGCTGTATGGTGGCCTCGCCGACTGCCTGGTGAAGATCTGGCGGCAGGAGGGCCCCCTGGCACTCTACAAGGGTCTGGGCCCAGCCTACCTGCGCCTGGGCCCCCACACTATCCTCAGCATGCTCTTCTGGGATGAGCTCCGGAAACTGGCTGGGCGGGGCCTGCACCAGGGCACCTAGGGggcacccctcacccccatttCCCGACACAGCCTGGCACTCGGCAGGAAGCAATGGCCCGCTCCAGCTGGGAATGGCCGGCTCAGAGCAGACCACTGGCCTAGACCCTGCCACAGGTCGGAGGAGAGTGTGGACCGCGCTGGTCCCCCCCAGACCCACGGCCCCCCCTCAGGCCAGAGCATTTGTTCTGGATGGCCAGCCACTTTGCTGTCCAGCAAATTCTCTTCCCCCTCTGTACTGGGCTACCTTATCCCAGAGCCTTACTCATTATGATAATCGCTGCTCCGGGGCATGGCCATCACCTTGAGCTGGGTCGCTTACAAGCATCAGCTTGCTTAGTCCTCAAACAGTGTGAGACGGTAAAACCCTCTTTTACCAAGAGGAAGCTAAGAACTCAGAAAAGGGAAGTGCTTTGACCAAAGCCACACAGCtctgaagtggcagaaagaggacTGGAAGTTAGCTCTGCCCGGCGCAGGCTGGTGTCCCTGGCAAGAGCCAGGACCATGAGGGCTGGAGGGCCCCCGACAGTCACTGTGAGGCACCACGAGGCCATAGTGGACCTCCGACAagatggtttaaacaacagatattgtctcacagcttggaggctggaagtcagacATCCAGGCCATGAGcggggttggtttcttctgaggcctctctctctctctctctctcctctctctcccctctctctctccccgctggCATGTGGACGGCCATCTTCCCCCCgggtcctcacatggtcttccttctgtgtctgtgtcctaatctcttcttataaggcccCCAGTCCTGTTGGATTAGCACCGACCCTAAtgtcctcattttaacttaattacctctttaggGACCCCATCTCCAATTACAGTCACATATagggggttagaacttcaatatatgaatgtgGGTGGGGGGGACATAATGCAGCCTATAACACCAACTAGAAGCTTTTACTGAGGGCTTCCTAGGTGCCCAGCACTGTGGGCATCCAGACAAATCCTCATGACCGTTCTGAAAGGGGTCTCTGGACATGCCCATTCTTCAGATGAGGAGGCTAaggcccagggtggggaggggattgGCTCAACGTGAGTAGCAGAGCTAGGTGTCCTCACCCTGGGCCCTTTCCCCAGGCTGCAGCCACACTCCTCCCAGTGAGTGTGTTCCTAAGGCCCACGCTGACCTTTGTGCTTCAGAGAATGACACCGAGTCCCTGGAAGGGATAGGACTGGCCCCAGCCCAAGCAGAGCCTAAACCACCTCCCCTGCCATCCCCCATGTCTGCTGTTCCCCGGGGGTACCCCACCACACACTCCAAACcaataaagttttctattttgtttacttcCACGACTCCCTTCTGCTGAAGCCTCGGTCTCCCCCACCCGtgacaccaccccccaccccttggcTCCCTCCTCGGTCTGGGGAAGGAGGATCCAGATTTGCCGCACCCTCGGCTTCCAACCCAACTGAGGCCTGCCACCTAGTGGACACGGGGAGGATCGTCGAGGCAGGCTGCCCAGTGGCGGAAGGAGAGGGGGGGCCCAGAACTGTATCTCAACCTCAGGTTGTGGGGGGTACGGACCACCTTCCAGAACTGGGGCTGAGGGGGCAGAGCCCAGATGCAAGGCTGTGGGGGGCAACAGATAAGGCCTGGGGCTTCAGGAAGGCCCTGTGGGGCAAGGCCTAAGGTAGGGTGAGAAAAACGGGCACCCGACTTGAGCAGAGACAGAGGCCAGAGATCAGTGCTGGTTTCATGCCGCCCAAAGGCGGAGCCCCTGGACAGCAGTAGGCTTCCGAGGCCAGTAACCCTGGGGCCCTGAAGGtatccctgcctcccctcccctccccttccctcccttgagCTTCtgatccctccctgcccctcccctccctccactgaCACCTTTGCCCTGTGACTTTGGTCTCTCTGGAGCAGACCTGGCCAGAGGCGGGGGCTGATCCCGGCAGCAGCCATGTTCTCCCTgccatccctgccctcctggctccccggcctcccctccctccagtggGGCTCCAGCCTCCTAGACTCTGTCCTGCAAGGTGAGCGCCACCTCCCTGTCGCGTGCAGCCCCGCCCCCTCTGGCAGCTCTGGGCAGCTGCAGGgtggaccccccccccgcccccgccccccaccacgtGGGTCTCCCACCACCTCTAACCCTCCAAaccacctgccctccctcctgcccctcaggCCTCATCGGGGCCAGCGGAGTCTCCGTCCTGAACAGCCTCCTGAAGGTCTACTTCTTTGTGAACTGTGCCAAGTGAGTGCCTGCCGACCCAGCCCACTCCTGGGCCCCCCCCGAGCTGTCTCCGGCCTGTGAGGGCAGGGCCGGAGGGAAGGGAACCCTATCCCCAGTGAGCACGTCTGGGGGCACGGGGACCACTGCCCAGGTCGAGGCTGGTGGTTCTGGCCCTGCCCACGTCCATTCTGCCCCACAGCAACCCTGAGCGGCGGCTGGAAAAGCACCGGCTGCAGGCCCCGTGGGCCTTGCTGGAGACCGTGCACCTGGCAGGGCTGGCCCTGATTCTGACCGTCGTGGGGGCCCGGGTGGCCGCCCTGGTGGTGCTTGAGTTCTCCCTCCGGGCTATCTCCACACTGCTCTCCCTGGGCAAGGTAAGGCTccctgaggtgggtgggggggggtatcATTACCCGAACCCGGGCCCTGATTTTCACCCCAGACCCCCCTGTCTCCTCACCACCTCCTTTCTGTAAGACCGAGACCGGAGGGTGCAGATTGCCCCCTGGGGTTGTGATCGCCAGTGCAGTCCCTGCTCCTAGCGAGCTCCTGGACACCAAGCTCCCCGTGTGCCAGGCCCCGTGCCGGATCCTCTGAGTGCGTATCATCTCACGTATCCACACAGTCAGAGGCGGGTAGAGCTTTGCTGTGATCTCCATTTCACGGAcggggaaactaaggctcagagagggtaactGGCTTGTCGCAGGTCAATAACCAGCAAAAAGCAGAGTCAGGCTCTGAACCCAGGTCTTCAAGGCTCTGAGCCGCAAACCTTCAGCAAGCACATGGGGCCCAAGGAACAATCGTGACTGAAATTAAGCAGCAAGAAATGATCCCAGTAGGTAGGGCTTGACCTTGAAGGCAAtatccctgctttttttttttttaagtttatttatttattttgagagagagagagagagagagagagagagggagagagagagaatcccaagcaggctccatgctgtcagcgcagaccccaatgcgggcctcgatctcacgaaccatgagatcatgacctgagccgaaatcaagagtcagacgcttaactgacggagccacccgggcaccccagggACTATTCCTTCTTTGGGAATGATCCCCAAGGTTCCTCCCGGCTCCAGATTCCTACAGAATGGAGCCTCTGCACCTTCACAGccccttgcccacccccccccccgcctcaggTGAGAGGCAGCCTGAGCCCCCAGCATCGTGGCCCCCTTTCTCCCCCCGCCGCTCCCCCGCCCAGGGCTCCCAGGGCCCCGAGAGGCTGCGGCTGCACCTGCTGTGCCAGTACGCGCTGGGCTGCGGGCTGACCTGCGGCCTGAGCTTCCTGCAGGAGGACGCCCCGCACCGCACCCTGAACCTGCTGCTGGGCCTCTGGCTGGCCACGCTGCTTCGCACGGGCGCCAGGCGCCTCTGCGGCCACATCTACCAGCTCTACGAGCTGCACAGCAGCCAGCAGTACTGCGGGGTCTGCCTGGGCCTGCTGGCCGGCGCTCATGCCCTCCCCCGGCTGCTGGCCCGCGCCCTGGCCGTGGCCTTTGCCGTGGGTGACCTGGCAGCCGTGGCCCT comes from the Acinonyx jubatus isolate Ajub_Pintada_27869175 chromosome C1, VMU_Ajub_asm_v1.0, whole genome shotgun sequence genome and includes:
- the TMEM82 gene encoding transmembrane protein 82, with amino-acid sequence MFSLPSLPSWLPGLPSLQWGSSLLDSVLQGLIGASGVSVLNSLLKVYFFVNCANNPERRLEKHRLQAPWALLETVHLAGLALILTVVGARVAALVVLEFSLRAISTLLSLGKGSQGPERLRLHLLCQYALGCGLTCGLSFLQEDAPHRTLNLLLGLWLATLLRTGARRLCGHIYQLYELHSSQQYCGVCLGLLAGAHALPRLLARALAVAFAVGDLAAVALINRDFLSTSDAVRFWTPLVICYTLLVIYMQEEQRQNPGLQSQVQTVLVRMGGLFVLLLTVGSWLDLLGVLMSLLGELWCLTNVRTLLDLCQIQEFPSQRPSVSAPRQPPPQPSAPGQPQGTAPS
- the SLC25A34 gene encoding solute carrier family 25 member 34 translates to MSLPGAQRASGTEARETVAPAVDLVLGASACCLACVFTNPLEVVKTRLQLQGELRARGTYPRPYRGFFASVAAVIRADGLCGLQKGLAAGLLYQGLMNGVRFYCYSLACQAGLTQQPGGTVVAGAVAGALGAFVGSPAYLVKTQLQAQTVAAMAVGHQHHHQSVLGALETIWRQQGLAGLWRGVGGAVPRVMVGSAAQLATFASAKAWVQKQQWLPEDSWLVALAGGMISSVAVAAVMTPFDVVSTRLYNQPVDGTGKGQLYGGLADCLVKIWRQEGPLALYKGLGPAYLRLGPHTILSMLFWDELRKLAGRGLHQGT